The following are encoded in a window of Heliangelus exortis chromosome 9, bHelExo1.hap1, whole genome shotgun sequence genomic DNA:
- the IGF2BP2 gene encoding insulin-like growth factor 2 mRNA-binding protein 2 isoform X1: MKRRRMNKLYIGNLSPAATADDLKQLFGEKQMPLAGQVLLKSGYAFVDYPDQNWAIRAIETLSGKVELHGKVMEVDYSVPKKLRSRKIQIRNIPPHLQWEVLDGLLAQYGTVENVEQVNTDTETAVVNVTYARKEEAKIAIEKLSGHQFENYSFKISYIPDEEVSSPPPPQRSRRGGHSSRERGSSPGGSSQPKQLEFPLRMLVPTQFVGAIIGKEGLTIKNLTKQTQSKVDIHRKENAGAAEKPITIHATPEGCSEACRMILDIMQKEADETKSAEEIPLKILAHNSLVGRLIGKEGRNLKKIEQDTGTKITISPLQDLTIYNPERTITVKGSTEACSNAEVEIMKKLREAYENDVVAVNQQANLIPGLNLSALGIFSTGLSMLPSTPGARGAAAASPYHPLAQRGRRRMSSSAYLSGLYGAPPAGAFPHQHPLPSQEVVNLFIPTQAVGAIIGKKGQHIKQLARFAGASIKIAPAEGPDASERMVIITGTPEAQFKAQGRIFGKLKEENFFNPKEEVKLEAHIKVPSFAAGRVIGKGGKTVNELQNLTSAEVIVPRDQTPDENEEVVVKIIGHFFASQTAQRKIREIVQQVKQQEQKHAQGAPASQQLSK; the protein is encoded by the exons ATGAAGCGACGGAGGATGAACAAGCTGTACATCGGGAACCTCAGCCCCGCAGCCACCGCCGACGACCTCAAGCAGCTTTTCGGGGAGAAACAGATGCCCCTGGCCGGCCAGGTCCTGCTCAAGTCGGGTTACGCCTTCGTGGATTACCCGGACCAAAACTGGGCCATCCGGGCTATCGAGACCCTCTCGG GGAAAGTGGAGCTGCACGGCAAAGTGATGGAGGTGGACTATTCCGTGCCCAAAAAGCTCAG gagcAGGAAGATCCAGATCCGAAACATCCCCCCCCACCTGCAGTGGGAG GTGCTGGATGGCCTGTTAGCTCAGTATGGAACAGTGGAGAACGTAGAGCAAG tcaacacagacacagaaacagcTGTTGTCAACGTAACGTACgcaagaaaagaagaagcaaaaat AGCAATTGAGAAGCTGAGTGGCCACCAGTTTGAGAACTATTCCTTCAAGATTTCCTACATCCCGGATGAAGAGGTGagctcccctccacccccccagcGATCCCGCCGCGGGGGCCACTCTTCCAGGGAGCGGGGCTCCTCCCCGGGGGGCTCCTCACAGCCCAAACAGCTCGAGTTCCCACTGCGGATGCTGGTGCCCACGCAGTTTGTTGGTGCGATCATAGGAAAGGAGGGCTTGACCATAAAGAACCTTACTAAGCAAACCCAGTCCAA GGTTGACATCCATCGGAAGGAGAATGCTGGCGCTGCTGAAAAACCCATCACCATCCATGCCACTCCAGAGGGGTGCTCTGAAGCCTGTCGCATGATCCTTGATATCATGCAGAAGGAGGCAGATGAAACCAAATC TGCAGAAGAGATCCCCTTGAAAATCCTAGCACACAACAGTCTGGTGGGGAGGTTGATTGGCAAGGAGGGCCGCAACCTCAAGAAGATCGAGCAGGACACGGGCACGAAGATCACCATCTCCCC TTTGCAGGATTTAACCATTTATAACCCTGAGCGGACCATCACGGTGAAGGGCAGCACAGAGGCCTGCTCCAATGCTGAAGTGGAGATCATGAAGAAGTTGCGAGAGGCCTATGAGAACGACGTGGTGGCTGTCAAT CAACAAGCCAACCTGATTCCAGGACTCAACCTCAGTGCTTTGGGCATCTTCTCGACGGGACTGTCCATGCTCCCTTCCACCCCAGGGGCCcgaggggctgcagcagcttcccCCTACCACCCTCTTGCT cagaggggtcGGAGGAGAATG AGCTCCTCGGCTTATCTCTCGGGTCTTTACGGAGCCCCCCCAGCTGGTGCcttcccccaccagcacccc CTGCCCTCACAGGAGGTGGTCAACTTGTTCATCCCAACACAGGCAGTGGGGGCCATCATTGGCAAGAAGGGGCAGCACATCAAGCAGCTGGCACGGTTTGCAGGGGCCTCTATCAAG ATTGCCCCAGCAGAAGGTCCCGATGCCAGTGAGCGCATGGTCATCATCACGGGGACACCTGAGGCTCAGTTCAAG GCCCAGGGGCGAATATTTGGgaagctgaaagaggaaaacttCTTTAACCCGAAAGAAGAAGTGAAGCTTGAAGCTCACATCAAGGTGCCTTCCTTCGCTGCCGGCCGGGTGATAGGCAAAGGTGGCAAGACG GTGAATGAACTGCAAAATTTAACCAGTGCAGAAGTCATTGTGCCACGAGACCAAACCCCGGATGAGAACGAGGAGGTCGTCGTGAAAATCATTGGCCATTTCTTTGCCAGTCAG acTGCACAGCGCAAGATCAGGGAAATCGTCCAGCAGgtgaagcagcaggagcagaaacacGCTCAGGGAGCCCCAGCCTCGCAGCAGCTCAGCAAGTGA
- the IGF2BP2 gene encoding insulin-like growth factor 2 mRNA-binding protein 2 isoform X2, with protein MKRRRMNKLYIGNLSPAATADDLKQLFGEKQMPLAGQVLLKSGYAFVDYPDQNWAIRAIETLSGKVELHGKVMEVDYSVPKKLRSRKIQIRNIPPHLQWEVLDGLLAQYGTVENVEQVNTDTETAVVNVTYARKEEAKIAIEKLSGHQFENYSFKISYIPDEEVSSPPPPQRSRRGGHSSRERGSSPGGSSQPKQLEFPLRMLVPTQFVGAIIGKEGLTIKNLTKQTQSKVDIHRKENAGAAEKPITIHATPEGCSEACRMILDIMQKEADETKSAEEIPLKILAHNSLVGRLIGKEGRNLKKIEQDTGTKITISPLQDLTIYNPERTITVKGSTEACSNAEVEIMKKLREAYENDVVAVNQQANLIPGLNLSALGIFSTGLSMLPSTPGARGAAAASPYHPLASSSAYLSGLYGAPPAGAFPHQHPLPSQEVVNLFIPTQAVGAIIGKKGQHIKQLARFAGASIKIAPAEGPDASERMVIITGTPEAQFKAQGRIFGKLKEENFFNPKEEVKLEAHIKVPSFAAGRVIGKGGKTVNELQNLTSAEVIVPRDQTPDENEEVVVKIIGHFFASQTAQRKIREIVQQVKQQEQKHAQGAPASQQLSK; from the exons ATGAAGCGACGGAGGATGAACAAGCTGTACATCGGGAACCTCAGCCCCGCAGCCACCGCCGACGACCTCAAGCAGCTTTTCGGGGAGAAACAGATGCCCCTGGCCGGCCAGGTCCTGCTCAAGTCGGGTTACGCCTTCGTGGATTACCCGGACCAAAACTGGGCCATCCGGGCTATCGAGACCCTCTCGG GGAAAGTGGAGCTGCACGGCAAAGTGATGGAGGTGGACTATTCCGTGCCCAAAAAGCTCAG gagcAGGAAGATCCAGATCCGAAACATCCCCCCCCACCTGCAGTGGGAG GTGCTGGATGGCCTGTTAGCTCAGTATGGAACAGTGGAGAACGTAGAGCAAG tcaacacagacacagaaacagcTGTTGTCAACGTAACGTACgcaagaaaagaagaagcaaaaat AGCAATTGAGAAGCTGAGTGGCCACCAGTTTGAGAACTATTCCTTCAAGATTTCCTACATCCCGGATGAAGAGGTGagctcccctccacccccccagcGATCCCGCCGCGGGGGCCACTCTTCCAGGGAGCGGGGCTCCTCCCCGGGGGGCTCCTCACAGCCCAAACAGCTCGAGTTCCCACTGCGGATGCTGGTGCCCACGCAGTTTGTTGGTGCGATCATAGGAAAGGAGGGCTTGACCATAAAGAACCTTACTAAGCAAACCCAGTCCAA GGTTGACATCCATCGGAAGGAGAATGCTGGCGCTGCTGAAAAACCCATCACCATCCATGCCACTCCAGAGGGGTGCTCTGAAGCCTGTCGCATGATCCTTGATATCATGCAGAAGGAGGCAGATGAAACCAAATC TGCAGAAGAGATCCCCTTGAAAATCCTAGCACACAACAGTCTGGTGGGGAGGTTGATTGGCAAGGAGGGCCGCAACCTCAAGAAGATCGAGCAGGACACGGGCACGAAGATCACCATCTCCCC TTTGCAGGATTTAACCATTTATAACCCTGAGCGGACCATCACGGTGAAGGGCAGCACAGAGGCCTGCTCCAATGCTGAAGTGGAGATCATGAAGAAGTTGCGAGAGGCCTATGAGAACGACGTGGTGGCTGTCAAT CAACAAGCCAACCTGATTCCAGGACTCAACCTCAGTGCTTTGGGCATCTTCTCGACGGGACTGTCCATGCTCCCTTCCACCCCAGGGGCCcgaggggctgcagcagcttcccCCTACCACCCTCTTGCT AGCTCCTCGGCTTATCTCTCGGGTCTTTACGGAGCCCCCCCAGCTGGTGCcttcccccaccagcacccc CTGCCCTCACAGGAGGTGGTCAACTTGTTCATCCCAACACAGGCAGTGGGGGCCATCATTGGCAAGAAGGGGCAGCACATCAAGCAGCTGGCACGGTTTGCAGGGGCCTCTATCAAG ATTGCCCCAGCAGAAGGTCCCGATGCCAGTGAGCGCATGGTCATCATCACGGGGACACCTGAGGCTCAGTTCAAG GCCCAGGGGCGAATATTTGGgaagctgaaagaggaaaacttCTTTAACCCGAAAGAAGAAGTGAAGCTTGAAGCTCACATCAAGGTGCCTTCCTTCGCTGCCGGCCGGGTGATAGGCAAAGGTGGCAAGACG GTGAATGAACTGCAAAATTTAACCAGTGCAGAAGTCATTGTGCCACGAGACCAAACCCCGGATGAGAACGAGGAGGTCGTCGTGAAAATCATTGGCCATTTCTTTGCCAGTCAG acTGCACAGCGCAAGATCAGGGAAATCGTCCAGCAGgtgaagcagcaggagcagaaacacGCTCAGGGAGCCCCAGCCTCGCAGCAGCTCAGCAAGTGA
- the IGF2BP2 gene encoding insulin-like growth factor 2 mRNA-binding protein 2 isoform X3 translates to MKRRRMNKLYIGNLSPAATADDLKQLFGEKQMPLAGQVLLKSGYAFVDYPDQNWAIRAIETLSGKVELHGKVMEVDYSVPKKLRSRKIQIRNIPPHLQWEVLDGLLAQYGTVENVEQVNTDTETAVVNVTYARKEEAKIAIEKLSGHQFENYSFKISYIPDEEVSSPPPPQRSRRGGHSSRERGSSPGGSSQPKQLEFPLRMLVPTQFVGAIIGKEGLTIKNLTKQTQSKVDIHRKENAGAAEKPITIHATPEGCSEACRMILDIMQKEADETKSAEEIPLKILAHNSLVGRLIGKEGRNLKKIEQDTGTKITISPLQDLTIYNPERTITVKGSTEACSNAEVEIMKKLREAYENDVVAVNQQANLIPGLNLSALGIFSTGLSMLPSTPGARGAAAASPYHPLAQQRGRRRMSSSAYLSGLYGAPPAGAFPHQHPLPSQEVVNLFIPTQAVGAIIGKKGQHIKQLARFAGASIKIAPAEGPDASERMVIITGTPEAQFKAQGRIFGKLKEENFFNPKEEVKLEAHIKVPSFAAGRVIGKGGKTVNELQNLTSAEVIVPRDQTPDENEEVVVKIIGHFFASQTAQRKIREIVQQVKQQEQKHAQGAPASQQLSK, encoded by the exons ATGAAGCGACGGAGGATGAACAAGCTGTACATCGGGAACCTCAGCCCCGCAGCCACCGCCGACGACCTCAAGCAGCTTTTCGGGGAGAAACAGATGCCCCTGGCCGGCCAGGTCCTGCTCAAGTCGGGTTACGCCTTCGTGGATTACCCGGACCAAAACTGGGCCATCCGGGCTATCGAGACCCTCTCGG GGAAAGTGGAGCTGCACGGCAAAGTGATGGAGGTGGACTATTCCGTGCCCAAAAAGCTCAG gagcAGGAAGATCCAGATCCGAAACATCCCCCCCCACCTGCAGTGGGAG GTGCTGGATGGCCTGTTAGCTCAGTATGGAACAGTGGAGAACGTAGAGCAAG tcaacacagacacagaaacagcTGTTGTCAACGTAACGTACgcaagaaaagaagaagcaaaaat AGCAATTGAGAAGCTGAGTGGCCACCAGTTTGAGAACTATTCCTTCAAGATTTCCTACATCCCGGATGAAGAGGTGagctcccctccacccccccagcGATCCCGCCGCGGGGGCCACTCTTCCAGGGAGCGGGGCTCCTCCCCGGGGGGCTCCTCACAGCCCAAACAGCTCGAGTTCCCACTGCGGATGCTGGTGCCCACGCAGTTTGTTGGTGCGATCATAGGAAAGGAGGGCTTGACCATAAAGAACCTTACTAAGCAAACCCAGTCCAA GGTTGACATCCATCGGAAGGAGAATGCTGGCGCTGCTGAAAAACCCATCACCATCCATGCCACTCCAGAGGGGTGCTCTGAAGCCTGTCGCATGATCCTTGATATCATGCAGAAGGAGGCAGATGAAACCAAATC TGCAGAAGAGATCCCCTTGAAAATCCTAGCACACAACAGTCTGGTGGGGAGGTTGATTGGCAAGGAGGGCCGCAACCTCAAGAAGATCGAGCAGGACACGGGCACGAAGATCACCATCTCCCC TTTGCAGGATTTAACCATTTATAACCCTGAGCGGACCATCACGGTGAAGGGCAGCACAGAGGCCTGCTCCAATGCTGAAGTGGAGATCATGAAGAAGTTGCGAGAGGCCTATGAGAACGACGTGGTGGCTGTCAAT CAACAAGCCAACCTGATTCCAGGACTCAACCTCAGTGCTTTGGGCATCTTCTCGACGGGACTGTCCATGCTCCCTTCCACCCCAGGGGCCcgaggggctgcagcagcttcccCCTACCACCCTCTTGCT cagcagaggggtcGGAGGAGAATG AGCTCCTCGGCTTATCTCTCGGGTCTTTACGGAGCCCCCCCAGCTGGTGCcttcccccaccagcacccc CTGCCCTCACAGGAGGTGGTCAACTTGTTCATCCCAACACAGGCAGTGGGGGCCATCATTGGCAAGAAGGGGCAGCACATCAAGCAGCTGGCACGGTTTGCAGGGGCCTCTATCAAG ATTGCCCCAGCAGAAGGTCCCGATGCCAGTGAGCGCATGGTCATCATCACGGGGACACCTGAGGCTCAGTTCAAG GCCCAGGGGCGAATATTTGGgaagctgaaagaggaaaacttCTTTAACCCGAAAGAAGAAGTGAAGCTTGAAGCTCACATCAAGGTGCCTTCCTTCGCTGCCGGCCGGGTGATAGGCAAAGGTGGCAAGACG GTGAATGAACTGCAAAATTTAACCAGTGCAGAAGTCATTGTGCCACGAGACCAAACCCCGGATGAGAACGAGGAGGTCGTCGTGAAAATCATTGGCCATTTCTTTGCCAGTCAG acTGCACAGCGCAAGATCAGGGAAATCGTCCAGCAGgtgaagcagcaggagcagaaacacGCTCAGGGAGCCCCAGCCTCGCAGCAGCTCAGCAAGTGA